A window from Citrus sinensis cultivar Valencia sweet orange chromosome 3, DVS_A1.0, whole genome shotgun sequence encodes these proteins:
- the LOC102616578 gene encoding probable receptor-like protein kinase At1g33260, translating to MAFFSKLFRIKNLRRTRKPFDQVDVVVDQDQDQYHDHDDGIDGRSVKKYSWDDVERFTQNFSQVIGSGGFSNVYLARLINDSTSTNGAIKIHVGSDRLSQVFKQELDILLHLSHDNIVKLIGYCDDRDEGVLLFEYVPNGTLQEKLHGTPRSSKLPWRNRMAIAFQLAQAIEYLHERCTLHIVHGDIKASNILLEEHLNCKLCDFGSAKMGFSSAVLPPSPSPSPSRSRITKQVMMIGSPGYTDPHYLRTGMASTKTDVYSFGVILLELVTGMEAFCPENGQLLTSLAGSMLNDIADCEATKVNELVDPRLAGDFDLDEARAMLSIAALCLRQSPILRPSATQILHSIKDQISSISFLFSPQKDPSRL from the exons ATGGCCTTCTTCTCCAAGTTATTCAGAATCAAGAATTTGAGACGCACTCGCAAACCCTTCGATCAAGTTGATGTTGTCGTTGATCAAGATCAAGATCAATATCACGATCATGACGACGGTATTGATGGTCGCTCTGTAAAGAAATACAGTTGGGATGACGTAGAGAGGTTCACCCAGAATTTCTCGCAGGTGATTGGATCCGGAGGGTTTAGCAACGTTTATCTTGCTCGCTTGATTAATGATTCCACTAGTACTAATGGGGCAATCAAGATCCACGTCGGGAGCGACCGTCTCAGTCAGGTCTTCAAGCAGGAACTTGATATCCTACTCCACCTTTCCCATGACAATATTGTCAAACTTATCGGATACTGTGACGATAGAG ATGAAGGTGTCCTGTTGTTTGAGTACGTGCCAAACGGGACCTTGCAAGAGAAGCTCCATGGAACTCCACGCAGCAGCAAACTTCCGTGGAGGAACCGCATGGCTATAGCCTTCCAACTTGCGCAAGCAATTGAGTATTTACATGAGAGATGCACCCTTCACATCGTACATGGCGACATCAAAGCTTCTAACATCCTCCTGGAGGAGCATCTCAATTGCAAGCTCTGCGATTTTGGGTCTGCAAAGATGGGATTCTCCTCCGCCGTGCTGCCACCTTCCCCTTCCCCTTCACCCTCGAGGTCGAGGATAACGAAGCAAGTGATGATGATAGGTTCGCCAGGTTACACAGACCCTCACTACTTAAGGACCGGAATGGCCTCAACCAAGACTGATGTCTACAGCTTTGGAGTCATCCTTCTAGAACTTGTAACGGGGATGGAGGCCTTTTGCCCTGAGAACGGTCAGCTGTTGACTTCTTTAGCAGGATCTATGCTCAACGATATTGCTGATTGCGAAGCTACAAAAGTGAATGAATTGGTGGATCCACGACTGGCCGGGGACTTTGACTTGGATGAAGCCAGGGCCATGCTTTCCATTGCTGCTCTCTGCCTTCGTCAGTCCCCCATTCTCAGGCCCTCTGCCACTCAAATTTTGCATAGTATCAAGGACCAAATTTCTTCCATCTCCTTCCTTTTCTCACCACAGAAAGATCCAAGTAGACTATGA